The sequence AGATTGAAAACCTATTTCTTTTTTAATACCTTCTTCTTGATTCATAAGCTATGGTGACACACATTCTAAGGGTTTGGACCCTGGAGTGTCATCTCACTCAATAATCTAGTTGGATTTCCTGATGGAATCGTGTTATCCAATGTACAGTTAAATTTCTTCGCATTTATGGCTCACAACTCGCCATGTTTCATTGTTGGTCTTATGAAGCTGCCACCTTGGATCTCCATCTTGCCACAAATGATCTTGTCGCTAATACCTTTCCTCATAGTTTGCAACCTTGAGTGGTGTAGCTCTGCCATCAGTAGCAGATTGTTAATAGTCATGCTACCAGAGGGGCTCAAATTAAAGCAAGGCTTCATTAGTTGAAGTTGGGGGACTAAGCTTTCAAAGAGTTCATTTTTTTCTTTGTGAGTGCATTGTTCATCACCAGACATCAAGAAGATTAGAGAAGACCAGATGGTACTTTCGAAGCTAGCAAACATTCTTCATTCATTTGTTTgtcattattaaaaaaaatcactACTAAGGGTACCTCCCCTAAGCGTGAAAGAGCTCTTCAAGATTTCTTGTAGGTGGTCCCTGTCAAGTAATCTAATTACTTGTGTGAATTGTTGGAACTTAaattatttatgaaattaaataaaGGATTTCAAGCAAGATTAagctttaaaagaaaaaaaaaacattcaagataTAATTATCCCTTTTTAAGTGTTAATTATGTGTATTATGTCCATATTAAAATGTGGGCATTACATAGGTCCACATCAACAAATATAATGTCTCATTAACATACCTTTTTGGGGTGTGTGTAAAAAGATGTCTAAAAATGCTAAACCAATTGTTGTGAAGTGGGTTATAATAGTTCTCTTTTAAGTCATGTTTTGTTGATGAGTCAATGTGAAATCAACCAATTTGTTTCTTTTTAGATGTAAATGATACATTTAATCCAATTATAAGTAATAATGGACAATATGAACAACCTTAAAGTCACAACTAATCTTACTATAGTCTAAAAAATATAGACTTCAAAATTACAAATACAATCATAACTTTTAGTATGCAACCAAATATGAAGTCTTTTCTCTTATTATCAAACTACAAAAAATGTGTATTTAAGTTTTAATTTAATAGAATGTATCACCTATGAAAAAAAAacctatattatttaattaaatattttattaataaaattaatacaAACTAAATTATATCACTCGCGTACATCTAAAATAAATACCCTTATAATTTAAAACTATTAAACCATAATACAAACTAAGCTGGCATCCATATTTAGAAACAATACTCTCATGCATACTAATTAACCAatagaatatttaataaattatttatttatattttaaaagttTGGCAAACCCAAGCACCGAAAGTAATTGAGTTTTGTGTGATTAATGAATTAGAACTACTCCACCGGAGTATTTTAATTGGACACTTGTGATTTATCGGCTTTGGAAAAGCGGCCACAAGCTGTGAAATGCCTCCACCACTCTTTGCTTTTCCCCTCTCACAACCAAACCTCTCTCCACTTCGTTCTCCGATTTGTCCCCTACGCTTGAGCGTAAGACCCACTCCTCTTCAAAGTCCTCTTGGTCGTCTATTGTGATCCAACCAACCCATGCCCATCTACCCTCTTCAAGATCTGATAGAACATCATTATATTGGTTAGAGTCAATGAAAAGTGTGTTTTGCGGAGTAACACAATTTATAACGAAACAGAGCAAAAAGAGTTCATCGCCGTTGGAGTAAGGCATCTTCAACTTTGGCTTGGACCAAACTTTGCGGTTAGAGAAGGAGTCAACGACCATATCCGGAGAGAGCAAGGAGTCTAAAAGTGAGGACGCTTCAGAGACTGCGCAAGCACATACTGATATTTCAGCTGGCCATATCTGCAAATTTCTTGCACAACATTCAGTCAATGCGCAATCAGATgactataatttaaaaaatatatattcctAGAAACTATTACTACCTTAATTGTTCGGATGCAACGTTCAATAGCAGATCCCTTGTTTGCTCTGAGTCTCACATAACTCAATTTCTCCACGCGCTCCAAACTTTGTATACCGGGCACCTCCCAGCAAGTCTCTACCACCAAGCAATCCAATCTCGTGCAGTTTTCCAAACCTTCAATTTTCTGACCTCGGTAGCAACCCCATAGTACAAATTGTATGAGAGAAGTTGAACGTGCAAAGCTAGGAAGCTCTTCCAACTCTGGACACGTCTCTATGTACAGGATTTCAAGGTTTTCCAGATCACAAGGAGCCCTTATCTTCTTCAGCATTTTACAGTCATTCAAATTTATGGACTTCACTGTCGTCGGCAGTGCTTCGATCTCCGTTAAAGAATTATTATTCACAAGACGGAGACTCTCCAGGCGGGGATAACAGTCCTTAGCAAATGAAATCCTGCACACTCTTGTACATTGTATAACTATCTCCTTAAGGTTACAAAATCCACAAGGTAAACATTTGATTGGGCAATCCTCTATTCTTAAATTCTCTAAGAGATTGAGACGCTCCACAGAGGTCGGCAAGCTTGTCAACAAGTGACCCCCTATGCTCATCTCCTGTAGCCTGCTTAATTGACCGATGTTAATTGGCAGCTCCCTTAACCTGTTTGTCCCCAGCAAAATGAGCTCTCTCAAGGACGCCTGATTTGTGATATCTCGAGGCAACTCTTCCAATTGCTCACACAGACTGAGATCTACATACTCCAGctttgtcatgttttggaaatCGTCTGACCTAAGTATGAGCTGTCTACAGGACACTAAATAGAGATATTGCAAGAGTGTCAGCTTCTTAAAAGAAACTGGCAACATCCTCAATTTCATGCACTCGCTCAAATCCAGAAACCGCAAATTTCTCAAGTTGCCAAAACTGGTGGGTAGTGATGATAGCTCATTAGGGCCATATAATTGTAAGTGCTCCAACGATCGCAGACGGCCAAATTCTTCTGGTAGGCTCTTTAAATTGTTCCCTGGTGTGAgtactattttttttaaaagatcgaGACGTCCTATTGAGCTTGGAAATCTTCGGAAACAGAGGCATCCTGAAATGACTAACTCTCTCAGCTGCACAGGAGCCtgcaattattaaaaaaattaaattacagATTTAATAAAGTTGAAAGGGAAGGAGCTTACACCGCTATCACCTTCCCACAGCTCTTCTAAATCATGTTGGTATTCTCCTTCATAGAGTTCTAAAGCATTCCGCAATTATTAGAAAAATTAAACTATGGATTTATTAGAGTTAGAAATGGAAGATACTTACATCGCTGTCAGCCTCCCACAGCTCTTCTAAGTGATGTTCCCCTTCATATTCTACTTCATAGAGTTCTAAAACCCTCAAATTTTTCAATGAAAACCGCGAGGGGAGATTTCTCTCCCCAATTTCAATCCAGCGAACCCAGACTAGCTCTGCTGATGCTTCATAGATTGCTTTATTAAAATAATCTGCTCTAATCACAAAAATCTTCGCTCCAAGTAAAGAGGGTGCAACTGACCAATTTCCTTCCTCGTCCAAACTGACGCTATTATAAATTCTTGGATAGGACTTCACATGCTGAACAGGAAATGCATTAAATAATAAGAAAGAAGGCATAAAGCCAGAGCCTTGTACAAAGAATTAAAATTATCATGCTTCTCGGGACAGCCATTATTTACTTACCTTTGAATTCCAAGAACTCTGCATCCAAGTTATCACACTGTTTGAGACAGCCTTTATTCCTCGAATGCCAGTTTTTCCCTGCAATAACCCCCCCAAAAAATACAAAATCTTGTAAAATGAAAATAAGTTCGTCAGGTGTTCGAAGACATAAATGAAGCAAATATTCTGCTAAGCCAATTTGATTAAAAAATGGACTATGTTTATATTCTCTTTATAAACAGTTGTTTTACACATACAAACAGTTAACCTTACCTCTGTCTGTTTCTTAACATTAGTGATCTGTTGGGGTAACCAAAGTCTGCGAGGAGAATGCTGATTTGCAATTTCTCTTCCTAAATCTCTTAAATGGTCATGCATTTTTATTCGATTATTTTCATCAAGTTCAACTAAACATTTATTGAAGAGCTTTTGCCAACTGTACAGACCACTCCACCCTGATCCGTTCCATATTTCAATTGCCATACTCTTCTCCTCTCCAATAAAGAAACAAGCAGTGTCAAGAAACatctctttctcttcatcatcaagGGCATCATAACTTACTCTGAGTTTCTTTGTAATATCACTGGGCAATATTCTTGATATCTTATCCAATAGAGACTCCCAATATTCTTCGGACAACTCTTTATATAACTGTCCTGCAATTACCTTAAGAGATAGGGGCAATCCATTGCAAAACTTTAAGAACCCTTCGACAAGCTTGTCAAATCCATTCAAAGGAATGGGTTGTGAAAAAGCATGCTGACAGAAAAGCTGCTTTGCATAATATGGATCAAGTGCTTTCATTTCATGTACGGAGGATATATCCTTGAGGACTTCATTTTCTCGTGTTGTAACAATGATAAGGCTTCCCTCTCCAAGGCTGTCTTTTACGGGCAACAAAGCATCCAGCTGGTCCACATGATCCACATCGTCCAGAACGATGAGCATCTTGTCAGATTTCAAATGCCTTGTAAGAATTGGCCTACCATGTTCTATATTATCAACCGTTGGATTTTGGACGCCAAGATCTTTGAGAAGTTGAATCTGCATGTTCTGCAACATGCCTTTGGTTGCACCATCTctaacatcaaaaataaaactggaCCTCTTCATGAATGAGGACTTTTTGTTGTATAAATATTTAGCAAGTGTGGTTTTGCCGGAGCCACCCATGCCCCAAATTCCCACAATACGTGCAGCCCGATCACCATGAACATAGGAAAGTGTATTCATCTCAAAGTCTTGTACTATTTTTTCAAGACCGACTGGATGGTTTGCAACCACTAGTGGCACATTGTTTGTTGCTTTCAATGCAATATTCACAATTTTCTTGAGCAACCTCATTTCATCACTGAACAAGTAAAAACAATGCAAAAACACAATAGAACAGATGATCAGACTAAAGTTAGATACATGATAAGAGATTAACGCATATTTATTAGGGTTGGGAGGGCGAAACGTACTCATCATTTTTAATGATCTCGCCATCGTAAAATGAGGCATTCTTGAGTGCCGTTCTCCACTCTTGAAGCTTTTCTGGGCTGTATCTACCCTTCCTTACATGCTCCGCAAAAGCAGCAACATAGATTCCCTTATCTTCAGCTGCATATCTGACATCATAAGGCTCTAGATGGTAGAATACAGGAATAATTTTGGCCCCAGTTGTAAGCATAAACGACAGCTCTGCCAGACACCAAGGTGATGCTGCATAGTTCTCAGAAAAAATTGCTATATGAATCAAAGCACTACGCATCGTTGCTTCTAATGTTGTAGGCAAGAAATCACCATATTCCAGCTCCTTCGAATCTAAAAAAGCTGTCACATTGTTCTCCTTCAGGACATCATAGATCTTGCTAGCTAGCTTGTCTTTGACATCTGGTCCACGATGATTGATGAACACATCGTAGCACGGTTTTTGCGTGAGTGTTGAGGCAGAAGTAGATGGAGACGGTGCGATTTCATCAAAAGCAGCATCACGCACTCTCTTAGGCGAGGATCTCTCACCGTCATTATCATCCTCGTTATTTCGTTTACGACTGTCTGTAGAGGTAGACGCCATAGAATTAGATGGAAGTGAATGCGATGAAGGCAAAAAGCACTAAAGCAAGCTTGGTGTTTGGAAAGTTGAAGCGCCGGGTAGTTATATACGAAAGGGAGTTGTAAGTGATGGAGATCAGAAGTGATTGAATTTGTTAGATTGACTGGGAGTTATTTGCATTGAAGAAACTTCGTGGGAATGGGAGAAACGCGGAATCATTTGGAAACAGGAAAGCAGGTGGGTATGATTTGTGTCTGGAAATTTCGGAGAAGAAAACGCGGAATAGTTTTCATGAAAACTAGTGGAAGACAAGAGGGAGTCGGTGATGATGATCAGACGCTTAAGATTGAGTGAGTTATCTTTGCGTGGAAGGAACGCAGAATCTTATAAGAGATGGAGACATTTTATACAAGAAAAAATGTGGAAGACAGAAGAACCGTCCAAAAGAAAAGCAACGAAAACAAGGCGAAAGCGCTGAACCCAAAAAATTACCAGACCAGAAGAAGCTTTGTGGAAGATGCGCGGAATTATGGGTCCTAGCTAGTGAAAGAGAAGAGGGAGTCGGTGATGATGATGGGTTTGTTTCGTAGAGGAAAGCAAGTGGAAGACACGAGGGAGTCTGAAGTGACATTTATGGAAGAcaggcaatatgatgtgagaggtGGAGGCTCTTCGAACAAAGCTCCAATTATAATTGTAAATTCTTGTAAGTTTTTACCTTTTTCTTATTTTATTACGCGGAAGGGTTTCATTATTTGAGTGGACGACCTGACAACCGAAATCAATGATGTACGTTTTTCGAGGAGCATCTGGGATGAGTAGAGTCGTCAGATCGTTTTCTCGTgggtttttttaattataaaactaTAAGCGTCCCCCAATGCTTTTATTGCTTCGCGTGTCACTGACGGAAAGTACTTAGACAGGTCATCTTATCATGTGAATCGATGCTATGGAAATGTGCGATATACAAAGGACTTCAAATTAATAAGTTTTTGAATACTCATTTTGAAGTATATAATTATCTCTTGATACCTGTTTGTTCTTTTTGGTTACCATCTATTTTCTTCAAGTTCTAACTTTTATTATTatacattttaatattattatattataataaatataatatatgaataataaattacatgttcaattttaactttaattaatattttttatattataatctatgataaataaataattgattttaatataaattatatataaattttagtaataataatatttaatttatataaatattaaataatttattaataaatataaatgtttttaaataatgatattattaataattattttattcatatatatattgaattagttttttaatttaattttaatataattttaacttattttaataattatcatattataagtataatatataaataattgatttttAAGTATATCATATAAAaactttaataatattattatttaacttATATAAATATGGAATAAGTTTCTTATAAATATAATTGTTTTTAAAATAATGAAATTAATAATCGCTA is a genomic window of Cryptomeria japonica chromosome 7, Sugi_1.0, whole genome shotgun sequence containing:
- the LOC131076423 gene encoding disease resistance protein RPV1 codes for the protein MASTSTDSRKRNNEDDNDGERSSPKRVRDAAFDEIAPSPSTSASTLTQKPCYDVFINHRGPDVKDKLASKIYDVLKENNVTAFLDSKELEYGDFLPTTLEATMRSALIHIAIFSENYAASPWCLAELSFMLTTGAKIIPVFYHLEPYDVRYAAEDKGIYVAAFAEHVRKGRYSPEKLQEWRTALKNASFYDGEIIKNDDDEMRLLKKIVNIALKATNNVPLVVANHPVGLEKIVQDFEMNTLSYVHGDRAARIVGIWGMGGSGKTTLAKYLYNKKSSFMKRSSFIFDVRDGATKGMLQNMQIQLLKDLGVQNPTVDNIEHGRPILTRHLKSDKMLIVLDDVDHVDQLDALLPVKDSLGEGSLIIVTTRENEVLKDISSVHEMKALDPYYAKQLFCQHAFSQPIPLNGFDKLVEGFLKFCNGLPLSLKVIAGQLYKELSEEYWESLLDKISRILPSDITKKLRVSYDALDDEEKEMFLDTACFFIGEEKSMAIEIWNGSGWSGLYSWQKLFNKCLVELDENNRIKMHDHLRDLGREIANQHSPRRLWLPQQITNVKKQTEGKTGIRGIKAVSNSVITWMQSSWNSKHVKSYPRIYNSVSLDEEGNWSVAPSLLGAKIFVIRADYFNKAIYEASAELVWVRWIEIGERNLPSRFSLKNLRVLELYEVEYEGEHHLEELWEADSDAPVQLRELVISGCLCFRRFPSSIGRLDLLKKIVLTPGNNLKSLPEEFGRLRSLEHLQLYGPNELSSLPTSFGNLRNLRFLDLSECMKLRMLPVSFKKLTLLQYLYLVSCRQLILRSDDFQNMTKLEYVDLSLCEQLEELPRDITNQASLRELILLGTNRLRELPINIGQLSRLQEMSIGGHLLTSLPTSVERLNLLENLRIEDCPIKCLPCGFCNLKEIVIQCTRVCRISFAKDCYPRLESLRLVNNNSLTEIEALPTTVKSINLNDCKMLKKIRAPCDLENLEILYIETCPELEELPSFARSTSLIQFVLWGCYRGQKIEGLENCTRLDCLVVETCWEVPGIQSLERVEKLSYVRLRANKGSAIERCIRTIKIWPAEISVCACAVSEASSLLDSLLSPDMVVDSFSNRKVWSKPKLKMPYSNGDELFLLCFVINCVTPQNTLFIDSNQYNDVLSDLEEGRWAWVGWITIDDQEDFEEEWVLRSSVGDKSENEVERGLVVRGEKQRVVEAFHSLWPLFQSR